A window of Dickeya zeae NCPPB 2538 contains these coding sequences:
- the iclR gene encoding glyoxylate bypass operon transcriptional repressor IclR: MTPPEPAKRGKKPRATTASTAQPAGQVQSLTRGLTLLEYIAKANGSIALTDLAQQAGLPNSTTHRLLTTMQQQGFVRQVGDLGLWTIGTHAFIVGSSFLQSRNLLSLVHPMLRQLMESSGETVNLAVLDQTDYQAIIIDQVQCTALMRMSAPIGGKLPMHASGAGKAFLAMLPDDKVTQLLHRKGLHSYTPHTLSAQTLKENLTAIRRQGYSLDDEEHALGLRCVAACILDEHHEAFAAISISGPVSRITDSRITELGALVIKAAKEISYQYGGAR; this comes from the coding sequence ATGACGCCACCCGAACCCGCCAAACGCGGTAAAAAACCCCGCGCTACCACAGCCAGCACAGCGCAGCCCGCCGGTCAGGTACAATCGCTGACCCGTGGCCTGACACTGCTGGAATATATCGCCAAAGCCAACGGCAGCATCGCGCTGACCGATCTGGCCCAACAAGCAGGCCTGCCCAACTCCACCACACACCGATTACTGACCACCATGCAACAGCAGGGCTTTGTTCGTCAGGTAGGTGATTTAGGGTTATGGACCATCGGTACTCATGCGTTTATCGTCGGCAGTAGCTTTCTGCAAAGCCGAAATCTGCTCAGCCTGGTGCACCCGATGCTGCGTCAGTTGATGGAAAGCTCCGGTGAAACGGTGAATCTGGCTGTGCTGGACCAAACCGATTATCAGGCGATCATCATCGATCAGGTGCAGTGTACCGCGCTGATGCGTATGTCAGCGCCTATCGGTGGCAAGTTGCCGATGCACGCCTCCGGTGCCGGAAAAGCGTTTCTCGCCATGCTGCCGGATGACAAAGTCACCCAGTTACTGCACCGCAAAGGGTTACACAGCTATACCCCACACACCCTAAGCGCCCAGACGCTGAAAGAGAATCTGACGGCGATTCGCCGCCAGGGTTACTCGCTGGACGATGAAGAACATGCGTTAGGCTTACGGTGTGTCGCCGCCTGCATTCTGGATGAACACCACGAAGCCTTTGCCGCTATCTCTATTTCCGGGCCGGTGTCCCGCATTACCGACAGCCGCATTACCGAATTGGGTGCACTGGTGATTAAGGCCGCCAAAGAGATTAGCTACCAATACGGCGGCGCTCGTTAA
- the aceK gene encoding bifunctional isocitrate dehydrogenase kinase/phosphatase, with protein MSRGREKLVAQTILQGFDAQYGRFLEITAGAQQRFEQADWHAVQQAMKQRIQLYDHHVGLVVEQLGCITDQQCYDATFVARVKQIYTALLPDYPRFEIAESFFNSVYCRLFHHRELTPDKLFVFSSQPARRFQEIPRPLARTYTPDNGWASMLEAVLTALPLRLPWEDLARDIGYVERSLREAFPTASLAKASLQVANELFYRNKAAWLVGKLRLPGGVFPFLLPIHHNERGALFLDTCLTRHADASIVFGFARSYFMVYAPLPSALVAWLRDILPGKTTAELYLAIGCQKHSKTEYYREYLDFIASTQEPFIIAPGVKGMVMLVFTLPTFDRVFKVIKDKFAPQKEVSEARVRECYRLVKEHDRVGRMADTQEYENFVLEKTRISPELLAELWREVPDKLEDLGDRLVIRHLYMERRMTPLNLYLEQASGQALRDVIEEYGNAIRQLAAANIFPGDMLFKNFGVTRHGRVVFYDYDEICYMTEVNFRDIPPPRDPADELAAEPWYSVGPNDVFPEEFRQFLCSDRRLLPLFEELHADLFRAEYWRALQQRIRSGHIEDVYAYRRRKRFSLRYADPVTSDRVLTS; from the coding sequence ATGAGTCGGGGACGGGAAAAACTGGTGGCACAGACCATTCTGCAAGGATTCGATGCGCAGTATGGTCGGTTTCTGGAAATCACCGCCGGGGCGCAGCAGCGCTTCGAACAGGCAGACTGGCATGCGGTACAGCAGGCGATGAAGCAGCGTATCCAGCTCTACGATCACCATGTCGGGCTGGTCGTCGAACAACTGGGTTGTATCACTGACCAGCAATGTTATGACGCCACCTTCGTTGCCCGGGTTAAACAGATTTACACTGCCTTGTTGCCGGATTATCCCCGTTTCGAAATTGCCGAGAGTTTCTTCAACTCCGTGTATTGTCGGTTGTTTCATCACCGGGAACTGACGCCGGATAAGCTGTTTGTATTCAGCTCGCAGCCCGCGAGACGCTTTCAGGAGATTCCACGACCACTGGCCCGAACTTATACGCCTGACAATGGGTGGGCGTCCATGCTGGAAGCGGTGTTGACGGCACTGCCGTTGCGGTTGCCGTGGGAAGATCTGGCACGGGATATCGGCTATGTGGAGCGATCGCTGCGGGAGGCGTTTCCGACGGCATCGCTGGCTAAAGCCTCGCTGCAGGTAGCCAACGAGCTTTTTTATCGCAATAAAGCGGCCTGGCTGGTGGGGAAACTGCGTTTACCGGGGGGGGTATTTCCCTTTTTACTGCCGATTCACCATAACGAACGCGGTGCGTTGTTTCTTGATACCTGCCTGACTCGTCACGCAGACGCCAGCATTGTATTTGGTTTCGCCCGTTCCTACTTCATGGTCTACGCGCCGTTGCCGTCGGCACTGGTGGCCTGGTTGCGGGACATTTTGCCGGGCAAAACAACGGCCGAGTTGTATCTGGCGATTGGGTGTCAGAAGCACAGCAAGACCGAGTACTACCGGGAGTATCTTGACTTTATTGCCAGCACGCAGGAGCCATTTATTATCGCGCCGGGCGTGAAGGGCATGGTGATGCTGGTGTTTACACTGCCGACGTTTGATCGGGTGTTCAAGGTGATTAAAGACAAGTTTGCGCCGCAAAAAGAGGTCAGCGAGGCACGGGTACGCGAGTGCTATCGGCTGGTGAAGGAGCATGACCGAGTTGGACGCATGGCCGATACGCAGGAGTATGAAAACTTCGTGCTGGAGAAAACGCGCATCAGTCCTGAACTGCTGGCGGAGCTGTGGCGGGAAGTGCCGGACAAGCTGGAAGACTTGGGCGACCGGCTGGTCATCCGCCATCTGTATATGGAGCGGCGAATGACACCGCTGAATCTTTATCTGGAGCAGGCTAGCGGGCAGGCGCTGCGCGATGTGATTGAGGAGTACGGCAACGCCATCCGGCAACTGGCGGCCGCCAATATTTTTCCCGGCGATATGCTGTTCAAGAACTTCGGTGTGACCCGTCACGGCAGGGTGGTGTTTTATGACTACGACGAAATCTGTTACATGACCGAAGTGAATTTCCGCGATATACCTCCACCGCGCGATCCGGCGGACGAGCTGGCGGCAGAGCCCTGGTATAGCGTTGGGCCGAATGATGTCTTTCCCGAGGAGTTCCGCCAGTTTTTGTGTAGCGACCGCCGTTTGCTGCCGCTGTTCGAAGAACTGCACGCGGACCTGTTTCGGGCCGAGTACTGGCGGGCGTTACAGCAGCGGATCCGCAGCGGCCATATCGAGGATGTCTACGCCTATCGGCGCAGAAAGCGCTTTAGTTTGCGCTATGCCGACCCGGTGACGTCAGACAGAGTGCTGACGTCATGA
- the aceA gene encoding isocitrate lyase, translating into MSTSRTQQIEQLEKEWNTPRWEGITRPYRAEDVVNLRGSVNPACTLAQLGAEKLWKLLNGKSRKGYVNCLGALTGGQALQQAKAGLEAVYLSGWQVAADANLAASMYPDQSLYPSNSVPAVVQRINNTFRRADQIQWANGIGQDDPRYTDYFLPIVADAEAGFGGVLNAFELMKSMIEAGAAAVHFEDQLASVKKCGHMGGKVLVPTQEAVQKLVAARLAADVLGVPTLLVARTDADAADLLTSDCDDYDRDFVTGERTVEGFYRTRAGVEQAISRGLAYAPYADLVWCETSKPDLEQARRFAEAIHARFPGKLLAYNCSPSFNWKKNLDDRTIAHFQDELSAMGYKYQFITLAGIHSMWFNMFDLAHAYAQGEGMKHYVEKVQQPEFAAIQQGYTFSSHQQEVGTGYFDKVTTLIQGGVSSVTALTGSTEEQQF; encoded by the coding sequence ATGAGCACCTCTCGTACCCAACAAATCGAGCAACTGGAAAAAGAGTGGAATACCCCGCGCTGGGAAGGCATCACCCGCCCGTATCGCGCTGAGGACGTGGTGAATTTGCGTGGTTCAGTGAACCCTGCCTGCACACTGGCGCAACTGGGAGCGGAAAAACTGTGGAAGTTATTGAACGGTAAGTCACGTAAAGGCTACGTCAACTGCCTTGGCGCGCTCACCGGCGGGCAGGCATTGCAGCAGGCGAAAGCCGGGCTGGAAGCGGTGTATCTGTCCGGCTGGCAGGTGGCGGCTGATGCCAACCTGGCCGCCAGTATGTACCCGGACCAGTCGCTGTATCCGTCTAACTCGGTACCGGCGGTGGTGCAGCGCATTAACAATACCTTCCGCCGTGCGGATCAAATCCAGTGGGCTAACGGTATCGGGCAGGATGACCCGCGTTACACCGACTATTTCTTACCGATCGTGGCCGATGCGGAAGCTGGTTTTGGCGGGGTGTTGAATGCGTTTGAGTTGATGAAATCGATGATTGAAGCCGGTGCGGCCGCCGTCCACTTTGAAGATCAACTGGCGTCGGTGAAGAAGTGCGGCCATATGGGTGGCAAAGTGCTGGTGCCGACGCAGGAAGCGGTTCAGAAGCTGGTAGCGGCCCGTCTGGCGGCCGATGTATTGGGCGTACCGACATTGCTGGTAGCACGAACTGACGCTGATGCGGCGGATTTGCTGACCTCGGATTGTGATGATTACGATCGGGATTTTGTTACCGGTGAACGTACGGTGGAGGGTTTTTACCGCACCCGCGCCGGTGTAGAGCAGGCCATCAGTCGTGGGCTGGCTTATGCCCCTTACGCCGATTTGGTGTGGTGTGAAACCTCTAAGCCGGATCTGGAACAGGCGCGGCGTTTTGCCGAGGCGATTCATGCCCGCTTCCCCGGTAAGCTGCTGGCGTATAACTGCTCGCCGTCATTCAACTGGAAGAAGAATCTGGACGATCGCACCATCGCTCATTTCCAGGATGAACTGTCGGCGATGGGCTACAAATACCAGTTCATTACGCTGGCGGGTATTCACAGCATGTGGTTCAACATGTTCGATCTGGCGCATGCCTATGCGCAAGGCGAAGGGATGAAACACTATGTGGAGAAAGTACAGCAGCCGGAATTTGCGGCCATTCAGCAAGGTTACACCTTCTCTTCTCATCAGCAGGAGGTGGGGACCGGTTACTTTGACAAAGTGACTACGCTGATTCAGGGAGGTGTGTCGTCGGTGACGGCGCTGACCGGATCGACAGAAGAACAACAGTTCTGA
- the aceB gene encoding malate synthase A, with protein MTQQTISRELVFTAALGDAERQILTTEAVDFLTALVSRFTSQRNHLLAERQVIQARIDSGELPGFISEMDSIKNSDWKIRGIPNDLLDRRVEITGPVERKMVINALNANVKVFMADFEDSLAPSWSKVIEGQINLRDAVRGSIAYTNEAGKIYQLKPNPAVLICRVRGLHLPEKHVLWNDEPIPGSLFDFALYFFHNYRQLLAKGSGPYFYLPKTQSWQEAAWWSEVFSYAEDHVGLARGTIKATVLIETLPAVFQMDEILYHLRDHIVGLNCGRWDYIFSYIKTLKNHPDRVLPDRQSVTMDKPFLSAYSRLLIKTCHRRGAFAMGGMAAFIPSKEAERNAWVQEKVRQDKELEARNGHDGTWIAHPGLADTVMPVFDRLLGDRPNQLDVLREDDAPVTADELLAPCPGERTEAGMRANIRVAVQYIEAWISGNGCVPIYGLMEDAATAEISRTSIWQWIHHGKTLSDGRVVTKALFRQMLAEEMQVIRGELGDTRFDGGRFEDAGRLMERITTQDALIDFLTLPGYDLLD; from the coding sequence ATGACACAACAGACGATAAGCAGGGAACTGGTATTCACCGCAGCGTTAGGTGACGCGGAACGGCAGATTCTGACGACGGAAGCGGTTGATTTTCTCACTGCGCTGGTAAGCCGGTTTACATCGCAGCGCAATCACCTGCTGGCCGAACGTCAGGTAATACAGGCGCGGATTGATAGTGGTGAATTACCGGGTTTTATTTCGGAAATGGATTCCATAAAAAATTCTGACTGGAAAATTCGTGGTATTCCGAATGACTTGTTGGATCGCCGGGTAGAGATTACCGGCCCGGTGGAACGCAAAATGGTGATTAACGCCCTGAACGCCAATGTGAAAGTCTTCATGGCAGACTTTGAAGACTCACTGGCACCCAGTTGGTCAAAAGTGATCGAGGGGCAAATCAACCTGCGTGACGCTGTGCGTGGCTCCATCGCCTACACCAACGAGGCAGGAAAGATTTATCAGCTCAAGCCCAATCCCGCGGTGTTGATTTGTCGGGTTCGTGGGTTACACCTGCCGGAAAAACATGTGCTGTGGAATGATGAGCCTATCCCCGGTAGCCTGTTTGATTTCGCGCTCTATTTTTTCCACAACTACCGCCAACTGTTGGCAAAAGGCAGCGGCCCGTATTTCTATTTGCCGAAAACCCAATCCTGGCAGGAAGCAGCCTGGTGGAGCGAGGTGTTCAGTTATGCCGAAGACCATGTTGGTTTAGCGCGCGGCACTATCAAAGCCACCGTATTGATTGAAACCTTGCCTGCTGTGTTCCAGATGGACGAGATCCTGTATCACCTGCGTGACCATATCGTCGGGCTGAACTGCGGTCGTTGGGACTATATCTTCAGTTACATCAAAACGTTGAAGAATCACCCGGACCGCGTATTACCAGACCGTCAGTCAGTGACGATGGACAAACCGTTTCTGAGCGCTTACTCGCGTTTGTTGATCAAAACCTGTCACCGGCGCGGTGCATTCGCCATGGGCGGTATGGCTGCGTTCATCCCCAGTAAAGAGGCGGAACGCAACGCGTGGGTGCAAGAGAAGGTCAGGCAGGACAAAGAACTGGAAGCCCGCAATGGTCATGACGGCACCTGGATTGCCCACCCCGGTTTGGCTGACACCGTGATGCCGGTGTTTGACCGCTTACTGGGTGATCGCCCCAATCAGTTGGATGTGCTGCGTGAGGATGATGCCCCGGTGACCGCTGATGAACTGCTGGCCCCTTGCCCAGGCGAGCGCACCGAAGCGGGTATGCGCGCCAACATCCGCGTAGCCGTGCAATACATCGAAGCCTGGATTTCCGGCAACGGTTGCGTACCGATTTACGGTCTGATGGAGGACGCTGCCACCGCAGAGATCTCCCGCACCTCCATCTGGCAGTGGATTCACCATGGCAAAACCCTCAGCGATGGCCGCGTGGTAACCAAAGCCTTGTTCCGCCAGATGCTGGCTGAAGAGATGCAGGTTATCCGCGGTGAGCTGGGCGATACCCGCTTTGATGGCGGCCGTTTCGAGGATGCAGGCCGACTGATGGAGCGTATCACCACGCAAGACGCGCTAATCGATTTTCTTACCTTACCCGGTTACGACTTACTTGATTAA
- the metA gene encoding homoserine O-acetyltransferase MetA: MPIRVPDELPAVSFLRNENVFVMASSRAKTQEIRPLKVLVLNLMPKKIETENQFLRLLSNSPLQIDIQLLRIDSRESKNTPVEHLNNFYCDFEDIEHENFDGLIVTGAPLGLVDFCDVVYWPQIERVVKWAKEHVTSTLFVCWAAQAALNVLYGIPKLTRDAKLSGVYSHLTLQPHALLTRGFDETFLAPHSRYADFPSSVIREHTDLDILVESDEAGAYLFASKDKRLAFVTGHPEYDALTLSGEYFRDREAGLEPVIPVNYFPDDNPEKTPRATWRSHGHLLFSNWLNYYVYQITPFDLRHMNPTLD; the protein is encoded by the coding sequence ATGCCAATCCGGGTTCCTGATGAGTTGCCAGCAGTCAGCTTTTTGCGTAATGAAAACGTCTTTGTGATGGCGTCTTCCCGAGCAAAGACACAGGAAATTCGCCCTTTGAAGGTGTTGGTGCTTAACCTGATGCCAAAGAAGATCGAAACGGAAAACCAGTTTCTGAGGTTGCTGTCGAACTCACCACTGCAGATAGACATTCAATTGCTGCGTATCGATAGCCGAGAGTCGAAGAACACGCCGGTAGAGCACCTCAACAACTTTTACTGCGATTTTGAAGATATCGAGCACGAGAACTTTGACGGCCTGATTGTGACCGGCGCACCGTTGGGATTGGTCGATTTTTGTGATGTGGTGTATTGGCCACAGATCGAGCGTGTTGTTAAGTGGGCCAAAGAACATGTTACGTCCACCCTGTTTGTGTGCTGGGCGGCTCAGGCGGCATTGAATGTCCTGTACGGTATTCCTAAGCTGACCCGCGATGCGAAATTATCCGGTGTATATTCGCACCTTACGCTGCAGCCTCATGCCTTGCTGACGCGTGGTTTTGATGAAACCTTTCTGGCTCCGCATTCCCGTTATGCCGATTTTCCTTCCAGTGTTATCCGCGAGCATACCGATTTGGATATTCTGGTAGAGTCTGATGAAGCAGGCGCCTATTTGTTTGCCAGCAAGGACAAGCGGCTGGCGTTTGTTACCGGCCATCCTGAGTATGATGCGTTGACCCTGTCGGGTGAGTATTTCCGTGACCGTGAAGCAGGTCTGGAGCCGGTGATCCCGGTAAATTACTTTCCAGACGATAACCCTGAGAAAACCCCAAGGGCGACCTGGCGTAGCCATGGGCATCTGCTGTTTTCCAATTGGCTGAATTACTACGTTTACCAGATCACGCCGTTCGACTTGCGTCATATGAACCCTACACTGGACTGA
- a CDS encoding gamma carbonic anhydrase family protein, producing the protein MSETLRPFKGTRPVIGKNVMVDPSSIVIGEVTLADDVSIWPLVVIRGDVNFIQIGARTNIQDGCVLHVTHRSEKNEHGNPLIIGEDVTVGHKVMLHGCTIGNRVLVGMGSILLDGVTVENDVIIGAGSLVSPGKTLETGYLYLGSPAKKIRPLTEQELEGLHYSANNYVRWKDEYLNQPSQ; encoded by the coding sequence ATGTCCGAGACATTACGCCCGTTTAAAGGAACGCGCCCTGTTATCGGTAAAAATGTCATGGTGGATCCTTCCAGTATTGTGATCGGGGAAGTCACACTGGCAGATGATGTGAGCATCTGGCCACTCGTCGTCATCCGGGGGGATGTTAACTTTATCCAGATTGGCGCTCGAACCAACATTCAGGATGGTTGTGTTTTACATGTCACCCATCGTTCAGAAAAGAACGAACATGGAAATCCACTCATCATCGGTGAAGATGTCACTGTCGGGCACAAGGTTATGTTGCATGGCTGCACCATCGGAAATCGTGTGCTGGTAGGAATGGGATCAATCCTTCTTGATGGCGTCACTGTTGAGAATGACGTCATTATTGGAGCGGGTAGTCTGGTTTCACCTGGGAAGACACTGGAGACAGGCTACCTTTATCTGGGTAGTCCAGCTAAAAAGATCCGCCCACTCACTGAGCAAGAGCTGGAAGGTTTACACTATTCAGCCAACAATTATGTGCGTTGGAAAGACGAATACCTAAACCAGCCATCTCAGTAA
- a CDS encoding DUF1488 domain-containing protein: protein MNQAIQFPDRERWSDLDEAIIFPALVGGFQRECIIRQDILLARYGDAPPEQWLSLFREHRWDWEDEFERLIRNDEHDEKGAFCLGNNPIN, encoded by the coding sequence ATGAATCAGGCGATCCAATTCCCCGACCGGGAGCGGTGGAGTGATCTTGATGAGGCGATCATTTTTCCGGCACTGGTCGGTGGGTTCCAGCGTGAGTGCATCATTAGACAAGATATTTTGCTTGCTCGTTATGGTGACGCACCACCGGAACAGTGGCTGTCACTGTTCCGCGAACATCGTTGGGATTGGGAAGATGAGTTTGAGCGTTTGATCCGTAATGATGAACATGATGAAAAGGGCGCTTTCTGTTTGGGAAATAACCCCATTAATTGA
- the aroE gene encoding shikimate dehydrogenase — MSASQSFAVFGHPIAHSKSPRIHALFAEQTGISLTYERILAPLDGFEDSLNAFFQHGACGANVTAPFKERACAAVDELSERARSAGAVNTVQKKGDGSLYGDNTDGIGLLSDLQQHEFIQPRNRVLLVGAGGAARGVIQPLLAYGCEVIIVNRTFSRAAALAEHFNCYGQVSALPLEIPDSQRVDVIINATSSGIAGDVPDLPASLISPDVCCYDMFYQSEPTPFLKWCIQQGAQRYVDGIGMLVWQAAHAFNLWHGVMPDVVPVIHKMKQELGA, encoded by the coding sequence GTGTCTGCGAGTCAATCTTTTGCTGTTTTTGGTCATCCTATCGCGCATAGCAAATCGCCGCGTATTCATGCGTTGTTTGCAGAGCAAACCGGGATTTCGCTGACATATGAGCGTATTCTCGCCCCATTGGATGGCTTTGAAGATAGTCTGAACGCATTTTTCCAGCATGGTGCATGTGGCGCGAATGTAACGGCCCCATTTAAGGAGCGTGCATGTGCTGCGGTGGACGAGTTGAGTGAACGAGCCCGTTCTGCTGGTGCCGTTAACACGGTTCAAAAGAAAGGTGATGGTTCGCTGTATGGTGATAATACGGATGGTATAGGCCTGTTGAGTGATTTGCAGCAGCATGAGTTTATCCAGCCGCGTAATCGGGTGTTGCTCGTGGGAGCAGGGGGTGCAGCGCGTGGCGTTATTCAGCCTTTGCTTGCGTACGGATGCGAGGTAATCATCGTTAACCGTACATTTTCCAGAGCGGCAGCACTGGCTGAGCATTTCAACTGCTATGGTCAGGTAAGTGCACTGCCGCTAGAAATACCAGATAGTCAGCGTGTTGATGTAATTATTAATGCCACCTCATCAGGTATAGCGGGTGATGTGCCTGATTTACCTGCTTCTCTGATATCTCCCGATGTGTGCTGTTATGACATGTTTTATCAGTCGGAACCGACGCCTTTTTTGAAATGGTGCATCCAGCAAGGGGCGCAACGGTATGTTGACGGTATAGGTATGCTGGTCTGGCAGGCGGCACATGCGTTCAATTTGTGGCACGGTGTCATGCCTGACGTTGTGCCGGTGATCCATAAAATGAAGCAGGAACTGGGGGCATGA
- the tsaC gene encoding L-threonylcarbamoyladenylate synthase type 1 TsaC, with amino-acid sequence MSNVNSEDLALLLQQLREERVIAYPTEAVFGLGCDPDSEVAVERLLALKQRPREKGLILIAANFQQLESYIEFSALSDAQRQTIFATWPGPVTWVIPARAETPDWLTGRFSSLAVRVSDHPLVKQLCLAFGKPLVSTSANLSGLPPCRTAREVTAQFGERFPVLNGEVGGRLNPSEIRDALTGEMLRQG; translated from the coding sequence ATGAGTAACGTAAATTCTGAAGATTTAGCACTGCTGTTACAGCAATTGCGGGAAGAGCGAGTGATCGCCTACCCAACGGAGGCTGTATTTGGACTCGGATGTGATCCTGACAGTGAGGTGGCGGTAGAGCGCTTGCTGGCGCTAAAACAACGCCCGCGTGAAAAGGGTCTGATTCTGATTGCAGCGAATTTTCAGCAACTGGAATCTTATATTGAGTTCTCTGCCTTGTCTGATGCGCAACGTCAGACGATTTTCGCCACCTGGCCTGGTCCGGTGACCTGGGTGATTCCAGCCAGAGCGGAAACACCGGACTGGTTGACCGGACGTTTTAGTTCGCTGGCGGTGCGAGTGAGTGATCACCCGTTGGTGAAGCAATTGTGTCTGGCATTTGGCAAGCCGCTGGTTTCAACCAGCGCTAACTTGAGCGGTCTGCCGCCTTGTCGTACCGCCAGAGAAGTTACTGCGCAGTTTGGCGAGCGTTTTCCTGTCCTCAATGGGGAAGTTGGCGGTCGTCTGAATCCGTCTGAAATTCGTGATGCTTTGACGGGTGAAATGCTGCGTCAAGGGTAG
- a CDS encoding type I DNA topoisomerase: protein MNKAVIADKHQQVCPECGAVLIIRSGQHGPFLGCSSYPECRYIRPLKANADGHVVKVLDGQSCPCCQSTLVLRQGRYGMFIGCSNYPECDHTEAIDRPDETALICPQCHEGRLLQRKSRYGKTFYACERYPSCQFSLNHKPLAGECEYCHYPLLLEKKTAHGVRRFCASKLCGKPVEERHSDE from the coding sequence ATGAACAAAGCCGTTATTGCTGACAAGCATCAACAGGTATGTCCTGAATGCGGGGCTGTGCTGATTATCCGTTCCGGGCAGCACGGCCCGTTTCTTGGCTGTTCAAGTTATCCTGAATGTCGTTATATCCGTCCGCTTAAAGCCAATGCTGATGGGCATGTGGTGAAAGTGCTGGATGGTCAATCTTGCCCTTGCTGCCAGTCGACACTGGTGTTACGTCAAGGGCGCTATGGTATGTTCATTGGCTGTAGCAACTATCCTGAATGCGATCATACAGAAGCGATTGATCGCCCGGATGAAACTGCCTTGATATGCCCCCAATGCCATGAAGGCCGATTGCTTCAGCGGAAATCTCGCTACGGCAAGACGTTTTACGCGTGTGAGCGTTACCCCTCTTGTCAATTTTCGCTGAATCATAAGCCGCTCGCAGGGGAGTGTGAGTATTGTCATTATCCATTATTACTCGAGAAGAAAACCGCGCACGGAGTAAGACGCTTTTGCGCCAGTAAATTATGTGGAAAGCCGGTAGAAGAACGTCATAGTGATGAGTAA
- a CDS encoding DUF494 family protein, translated as MFDVLMYLFETYIHNETEMRVDQDTLTDDLTRAGFDRDDIYSALDWLEKLADLQEGQTPPLALASDPLALRIYTAEEEQRLDADCRGFLLFLEQIKVLNLETREMVIDRVMALETQDFDLEDLKWVILMVLFNVPGCENAYQQMEDLLFEANEGYLQ; from the coding sequence ATGTTCGACGTACTCATGTACTTGTTTGAAACTTACATCCACAATGAAACTGAAATGCGTGTCGATCAAGATACGTTGACTGATGACCTCACCCGCGCGGGATTTGATCGTGATGATATCTACAGCGCGTTGGACTGGCTGGAAAAACTGGCTGATCTGCAGGAAGGGCAAACTCCGCCTTTAGCATTGGCCAGTGATCCCCTGGCGTTACGCATCTACACGGCTGAAGAAGAGCAGCGTCTGGATGCAGATTGCCGTGGTTTTCTGCTGTTTCTTGAGCAGATTAAGGTCCTTAATCTGGAAACCCGAGAAATGGTTATTGATCGGGTCATGGCACTTGAGACACAGGATTTTGACCTTGAGGATTTGAAATGGGTCATTTTGATGGTGCTGTTCAATGTGCCTGGCTGTGAAAATGCTTATCAGCAAATGGAAGATTTACTCTTTGAGGCGAATGAAGGGTATTTGCAGTAG